The Phacochoerus africanus isolate WHEZ1 chromosome 15, ROS_Pafr_v1, whole genome shotgun sequence genome has a segment encoding these proteins:
- the NFKB2 gene encoding nuclear factor NF-kappa-B p100 subunit isoform X1: MDSCYDPQSLPGIIEYDDFKFNPSIVEPKEPAPETADGPYLVIVEQPKQRGFRFRYGCEGPSHGGLPGASSEKGRKTYPTVKICNYEGPAKIEVDLVTHSDPPRAHAHSLVGKQCSELGVCAVSVGPKDMTAQFNNLGVLHVTKKNMMEIMIQKLQRQRLRSRPQGLTEAERRELEQEAKELKKVMDLSIVRLRFSAFLRASDGSFSLPLKPVISQPIHDSKSPGASNLKISRMDKTAGSVRGGDEVYLLCDKVQKDDIEVRFYEDDENGWQAFGDFSPTDVHKQYAIVFRTPPYHKMKIERPVTVFLQLKRKRGGDVSDSKQFTYYPLVEDKEEVQRKRRKALPTFSQPFGGGSHMGGGSGGSAGGYGGAGGGGGSLGFFPSSLAYSPYQSGAAPMGCYPGGGGGAQMAAEAPNVDAGEEAAEPSAPRGIPQREQPTPELLHRAREYNARLFSLAQRSARALLDYGVTADARALLAGQRHLLTAQDENGDTPLHLAIIHGQTSVIEQIAHVIYHARHLGVVNLTNHLHQTPLHLAVITGQTSVVSFLLQVGADPALLDRHGDSAVHLALRAGASAPDLLRALLRSGVPTMPQLLHMPDFEGLYPVHLAVRARSPECLDLLVDNGAEVEAAERQGGRTALHLATEMEELGLVTHLVTKLRANVNARTFAGNTPLHLAAGLGSPTLTRLLLKAGADIHAENEEPLCPLPSPPTSDSDSDSEGPERDTKGSFRGHTPLDLTRSSKVKTLLLNAAQDTMAPPLTPPSPAGPEMPLEDTVLQNLEHLLDRPGAQGSWAELAERLGLRSLVDTYRKTASPSGSLLRSYKLAGGDLAGLLDALSDMGLEEGVRLLRGPETREKLPSTAEVKEDSAYGSQSVEQEAEKLGPPPEPPGGLCHGHPQPQVH; this comes from the exons ATGGACAGTTGCTACGACCCA CAGAGTCTGCCCGGCATCATCGAATATGATGATTTCAAATTCAACCCGTCCATTGTGGAGCCCAAGGAGCCGGCCCCAGAGACAG ctgATGGCCCCTACCTGGTGATCGTGGAACAGCCTAAGCAG CGAGGTTTCCGATTTCGATATGGCTGCGAAGGCCCTTCCCATGGAGGACTGCCAGGTGCCTCTAGTGAGAAAGGCCGGAAGACTTATCCCACTGTCAAG ATCTGTAACTATGAGGGACCAGCGAAGATCGAGGTGGACCTGGTAACACACAGTGACCCGCCTCGTGCTCATGCCCACAGCCTGGTGGGCAAGCAGTGCTCGGAGCTGGGGGTCTGCGCAGTGTCTGTGGGGCCCAAGGACATGACTGCCCA attTAATAACTTGGGTGTCCTGCATGTGACCAAGAAGAACATGATGGAGATTATGATACAAAAACTTCAGAGGCAGCGGCTTCGCTCCAGGCCTCAGGGCCTTACAG AGGCTGAGCGTCGGGAGCTGGAGCAGGAGGCTAAGGAGCTGAAGAAGGTGATGGATTTGAGCATTGTGCGGCTGCGCTTTTCTGCCTTCCTTCGAGCCAGTGATGgctccttctctctgcccctgAAGCCGGTTATCTCCCAACCCATCCATGACAGCA AGTCTCCTGGAGCCTCAAACCTGAAGATTTCTCGAATGGACAAGACAGCTGGCTCTGTGCGGGGTGGAGATGAGGTTTATCTGCTTTGTGACAAGGTGCAGAAAG ATGACATTGAAGTTCGCTTCTACGAGGATGATGAGAATGGATGGCAGGCCTTTGGGGACTTCTCTCCCACAGATGTTCATAAACAG TATGCCATTGTGTTTCGGACACCTCCCTATCACAAGATGAAGATTGAGCGTCCTGTAACCGTGTTCCTGCAACTGAAACGCAAGCGTGGGGGGGATGTCTCTGACTCCAAACAGTTCACCTATTATCCTCTGGTGGAAG ACAAGGAAGAGGTGCAGCGGAAACGGAGGAAAGCCTTGCCCACCTTCTCCCAGCCCTTTGGGGGTGGCTCCCACATGGGTGGAGGCTCCGGGGGCTCGGCGGGGGGCTatggaggagctggaggaggag GCGGAAGTCTCGGCTTCTTCCCCTCGTCCCTGGCCTACAGCCCCTACCAGTCCGGCGCGGCCCCAATGGGCTGCTACccgggaggcgggggcggggcgcagaTGGCCGCCGAGGCGCCTAACGTGGATGCTGGGGAGGAAGCCGCAGAGCCGAGCGCGCCCCGCGGGATCCCTCAGCGCGAGCAGCCGACCCCGGAGCTTCTGCATCGAG CTCGGGAATACAACGCGCGCCTGTTCAGCCTGGCGCAACGCAGCGCCCGAGCCTTACTCGACTACGGCGTCACGGCGGATGCCCGCGCGCTCCTGGCGGGACAGCGCCACCTGCTGACGGCGCAGGACGAGAACGGAGACAC GCCGCTGCACTTGGCCATCATCCACGGGCAGACCAGCGTCATTGAGCAGATAGCGCATGTCATCTACCATGCCCGACACCTTGGCGTTGTTAACCTCACCAACCACCTGCACCAG ACGCCCCTGCACTTGGCAGTGATCACAGGGCAGACGAGCGTGGTGAGCTTCCTGCTGCAGGTGGGTGCAGACCCAGCACTGCTGGATAGGCATGGAGATTCAGCAGTGCACCTGGCACTTCGAGCAGGTGCCAGCGCCCCAGACCTGCTGCGCGCCCTGCTGCGGAGTGGGGTTCCCACCATGCCCCAACTGTTGCACATGCCGGACTTCGAAG GACTGTACCCAGTACACCTGGCTGTCCGTGCCCGAAGCCCTGAATGCCTGGATCTGCTAGTGGACAACGGGGCTGAAGTGGAAGCTGCAGAGCGGCAGGGGGGCCGAACAGCCCTGCATCTAGCCACAGAGATGGAGGAGCTGGGGTTGGTCACCCATCTAGTCACCAAG CTCCGTGCCAACGTCAATGCCCGCACCTTTGCGGGAAACACACCCCTACACCTGGCAGCTGGACTGGGATCCCCGACCCTCACCCGCCTCCTTCTGAAGGCTG GTGCCGACATCCATGCAGAGAACGAGGAGCCCCTGTGCCCACTGCCTTCGCCCCCAACCTCTGATAGTGACTCAGATTCCGAGGGCCCTGAGAGGGACACCAAAGGCAGCTTCCGGGGCCACACACCTCTTGACCTCACTCGCAGCAGCAAG GTGAAGACCTTGCTGCTAAATGCTGCTCAGGACACCATGGCGCCCCCGCTGACCCCGCCTAGCCCTGCAG GTCCAGAGATGCCACTTGAGGATACAGTTCTACAGAACCTGGAGCATCTGCTAGACAGGCCAGgagcccagggcagctgggcagagCTGGCAGAACGGCTGGGGCTGCGCAGTCTGGTGGACACATATCGAAAGACAGCCTCGCCCAGCGGCAGCCTCCTGCGCAGTTACAAG CTGGCTGGTGGGGATTTGGCGGGTTTGCTGGATGCCCTGTCTGACATGGGCCTGGAGGAGGGAGTGAGGCTGCTGAGGGGTCCTGAGACACGAGAGAAGCTGCCCAGCACAG CAGAGGTGAAGGAGGACAGTGCATATGGAAGCCAGTCGGTGGAACAGGAAGCAGAGAAGCTGGGcccaccccctgagccaccaggagggCTCTGCCATGGGCACCCCCAGCCTCAGGTGCACTGA
- the NFKB2 gene encoding nuclear factor NF-kappa-B p100 subunit isoform X4, whose protein sequence is MDSCYDPSLPGIIEYDDFKFNPSIVEPKEPAPETADGPYLVIVEQPKQRGFRFRYGCEGPSHGGLPGASSEKGRKTYPTVKICNYEGPAKIEVDLVTHSDPPRAHAHSLVGKQCSELGVCAVSVGPKDMTAQFNNLGVLHVTKKNMMEIMIQKLQRQRLRSRPQGLTEAERRELEQEAKELKKVMDLSIVRLRFSAFLRASDGSFSLPLKPVISQPIHDSKSPGASNLKISRMDKTAGSVRGGDEVYLLCDKVQKDDIEVRFYEDDENGWQAFGDFSPTDVHKQYAIVFRTPPYHKMKIERPVTVFLQLKRKRGGDVSDSKQFTYYPLVEDKEEVQRKRRKALPTFSQPFGGGSHMGGGSGGSAGGYGGAGGGGGSLGFFPSSLAYSPYQSGAAPMGCYPGGGGGAQMAAEAPNVDAGEEAAEPSAPRGIPQREQPTPELLHRAREYNARLFSLAQRSARALLDYGVTADARALLAGQRHLLTAQDENGDTPLHLAIIHGQTSVIEQIAHVIYHARHLGVVNLTNHLHQTPLHLAVITGQTSVVSFLLQVGADPALLDRHGDSAVHLALRAGASAPDLLRALLRSGVPTMPQLLHMPDFEGLYPVHLAVRARSPECLDLLVDNGAEVEAAERQGGRTALHLATEMEELGLVTHLVTKLRANVNARTFAGNTPLHLAAGLGSPTLTRLLLKAGADIHAENEEPLCPLPSPPTSDSDSDSEGPERDTKGSFRGHTPLDLTRSSKVKTLLLNAAQDTMAPPLTPPSPAGPEMPLEDTVLQNLEHLLDRPGAQGSWAELAERLGLRSLVDTYRKTASPSGSLLRSYKLAGGDLAGLLDALSDMGLEEGVRLLRGPETREKLPSTEVKEDSAYGSQSVEQEAEKLGPPPEPPGGLCHGHPQPQVH, encoded by the exons ATGGACAGTTGCTACGACCCA AGTCTGCCCGGCATCATCGAATATGATGATTTCAAATTCAACCCGTCCATTGTGGAGCCCAAGGAGCCGGCCCCAGAGACAG ctgATGGCCCCTACCTGGTGATCGTGGAACAGCCTAAGCAG CGAGGTTTCCGATTTCGATATGGCTGCGAAGGCCCTTCCCATGGAGGACTGCCAGGTGCCTCTAGTGAGAAAGGCCGGAAGACTTATCCCACTGTCAAG ATCTGTAACTATGAGGGACCAGCGAAGATCGAGGTGGACCTGGTAACACACAGTGACCCGCCTCGTGCTCATGCCCACAGCCTGGTGGGCAAGCAGTGCTCGGAGCTGGGGGTCTGCGCAGTGTCTGTGGGGCCCAAGGACATGACTGCCCA attTAATAACTTGGGTGTCCTGCATGTGACCAAGAAGAACATGATGGAGATTATGATACAAAAACTTCAGAGGCAGCGGCTTCGCTCCAGGCCTCAGGGCCTTACAG AGGCTGAGCGTCGGGAGCTGGAGCAGGAGGCTAAGGAGCTGAAGAAGGTGATGGATTTGAGCATTGTGCGGCTGCGCTTTTCTGCCTTCCTTCGAGCCAGTGATGgctccttctctctgcccctgAAGCCGGTTATCTCCCAACCCATCCATGACAGCA AGTCTCCTGGAGCCTCAAACCTGAAGATTTCTCGAATGGACAAGACAGCTGGCTCTGTGCGGGGTGGAGATGAGGTTTATCTGCTTTGTGACAAGGTGCAGAAAG ATGACATTGAAGTTCGCTTCTACGAGGATGATGAGAATGGATGGCAGGCCTTTGGGGACTTCTCTCCCACAGATGTTCATAAACAG TATGCCATTGTGTTTCGGACACCTCCCTATCACAAGATGAAGATTGAGCGTCCTGTAACCGTGTTCCTGCAACTGAAACGCAAGCGTGGGGGGGATGTCTCTGACTCCAAACAGTTCACCTATTATCCTCTGGTGGAAG ACAAGGAAGAGGTGCAGCGGAAACGGAGGAAAGCCTTGCCCACCTTCTCCCAGCCCTTTGGGGGTGGCTCCCACATGGGTGGAGGCTCCGGGGGCTCGGCGGGGGGCTatggaggagctggaggaggag GCGGAAGTCTCGGCTTCTTCCCCTCGTCCCTGGCCTACAGCCCCTACCAGTCCGGCGCGGCCCCAATGGGCTGCTACccgggaggcgggggcggggcgcagaTGGCCGCCGAGGCGCCTAACGTGGATGCTGGGGAGGAAGCCGCAGAGCCGAGCGCGCCCCGCGGGATCCCTCAGCGCGAGCAGCCGACCCCGGAGCTTCTGCATCGAG CTCGGGAATACAACGCGCGCCTGTTCAGCCTGGCGCAACGCAGCGCCCGAGCCTTACTCGACTACGGCGTCACGGCGGATGCCCGCGCGCTCCTGGCGGGACAGCGCCACCTGCTGACGGCGCAGGACGAGAACGGAGACAC GCCGCTGCACTTGGCCATCATCCACGGGCAGACCAGCGTCATTGAGCAGATAGCGCATGTCATCTACCATGCCCGACACCTTGGCGTTGTTAACCTCACCAACCACCTGCACCAG ACGCCCCTGCACTTGGCAGTGATCACAGGGCAGACGAGCGTGGTGAGCTTCCTGCTGCAGGTGGGTGCAGACCCAGCACTGCTGGATAGGCATGGAGATTCAGCAGTGCACCTGGCACTTCGAGCAGGTGCCAGCGCCCCAGACCTGCTGCGCGCCCTGCTGCGGAGTGGGGTTCCCACCATGCCCCAACTGTTGCACATGCCGGACTTCGAAG GACTGTACCCAGTACACCTGGCTGTCCGTGCCCGAAGCCCTGAATGCCTGGATCTGCTAGTGGACAACGGGGCTGAAGTGGAAGCTGCAGAGCGGCAGGGGGGCCGAACAGCCCTGCATCTAGCCACAGAGATGGAGGAGCTGGGGTTGGTCACCCATCTAGTCACCAAG CTCCGTGCCAACGTCAATGCCCGCACCTTTGCGGGAAACACACCCCTACACCTGGCAGCTGGACTGGGATCCCCGACCCTCACCCGCCTCCTTCTGAAGGCTG GTGCCGACATCCATGCAGAGAACGAGGAGCCCCTGTGCCCACTGCCTTCGCCCCCAACCTCTGATAGTGACTCAGATTCCGAGGGCCCTGAGAGGGACACCAAAGGCAGCTTCCGGGGCCACACACCTCTTGACCTCACTCGCAGCAGCAAG GTGAAGACCTTGCTGCTAAATGCTGCTCAGGACACCATGGCGCCCCCGCTGACCCCGCCTAGCCCTGCAG GTCCAGAGATGCCACTTGAGGATACAGTTCTACAGAACCTGGAGCATCTGCTAGACAGGCCAGgagcccagggcagctgggcagagCTGGCAGAACGGCTGGGGCTGCGCAGTCTGGTGGACACATATCGAAAGACAGCCTCGCCCAGCGGCAGCCTCCTGCGCAGTTACAAG CTGGCTGGTGGGGATTTGGCGGGTTTGCTGGATGCCCTGTCTGACATGGGCCTGGAGGAGGGAGTGAGGCTGCTGAGGGGTCCTGAGACACGAGAGAAGCTGCCCAGCACAG AGGTGAAGGAGGACAGTGCATATGGAAGCCAGTCGGTGGAACAGGAAGCAGAGAAGCTGGGcccaccccctgagccaccaggagggCTCTGCCATGGGCACCCCCAGCCTCAGGTGCACTGA
- the NFKB2 gene encoding nuclear factor NF-kappa-B p100 subunit isoform X2, whose protein sequence is MDSCYDPQSLPGIIEYDDFKFNPSIVEPKEPAPETADGPYLVIVEQPKQRGFRFRYGCEGPSHGGLPGASSEKGRKTYPTVKICNYEGPAKIEVDLVTHSDPPRAHAHSLVGKQCSELGVCAVSVGPKDMTAQFNNLGVLHVTKKNMMEIMIQKLQRQRLRSRPQGLTEAERRELEQEAKELKKVMDLSIVRLRFSAFLRASDGSFSLPLKPVISQPIHDSKSPGASNLKISRMDKTAGSVRGGDEVYLLCDKVQKDDIEVRFYEDDENGWQAFGDFSPTDVHKQYAIVFRTPPYHKMKIERPVTVFLQLKRKRGGDVSDSKQFTYYPLVEDKEEVQRKRRKALPTFSQPFGGGSHMGGGSGGSAGGYGGAGGGGGSLGFFPSSLAYSPYQSGAAPMGCYPGGGGGAQMAAEAPNVDAGEEAAEPSAPRGIPQREQPTPELLHRAREYNARLFSLAQRSARALLDYGVTADARALLAGQRHLLTAQDENGDTPLHLAIIHGQTSVIEQIAHVIYHARHLGVVNLTNHLHQTPLHLAVITGQTSVVSFLLQVGADPALLDRHGDSAVHLALRAGASAPDLLRALLRSGVPTMPQLLHMPDFEGLYPVHLAVRARSPECLDLLVDNGAEVEAAERQGGRTALHLATEMEELGLVTHLVTKLRANVNARTFAGNTPLHLAAGLGSPTLTRLLLKAGADIHAENEEPLCPLPSPPTSDSDSDSEGPERDTKGSFRGHTPLDLTRSSKVKTLLLNAAQDTMAPPLTPPSPAGPEMPLEDTVLQNLEHLLDRPGAQGSWAELAERLGLRSLVDTYRKTASPSGSLLRSYKLAGGDLAGLLDALSDMGLEEGVRLLRGPETREKLPSTEVKEDSAYGSQSVEQEAEKLGPPPEPPGGLCHGHPQPQVH, encoded by the exons ATGGACAGTTGCTACGACCCA CAGAGTCTGCCCGGCATCATCGAATATGATGATTTCAAATTCAACCCGTCCATTGTGGAGCCCAAGGAGCCGGCCCCAGAGACAG ctgATGGCCCCTACCTGGTGATCGTGGAACAGCCTAAGCAG CGAGGTTTCCGATTTCGATATGGCTGCGAAGGCCCTTCCCATGGAGGACTGCCAGGTGCCTCTAGTGAGAAAGGCCGGAAGACTTATCCCACTGTCAAG ATCTGTAACTATGAGGGACCAGCGAAGATCGAGGTGGACCTGGTAACACACAGTGACCCGCCTCGTGCTCATGCCCACAGCCTGGTGGGCAAGCAGTGCTCGGAGCTGGGGGTCTGCGCAGTGTCTGTGGGGCCCAAGGACATGACTGCCCA attTAATAACTTGGGTGTCCTGCATGTGACCAAGAAGAACATGATGGAGATTATGATACAAAAACTTCAGAGGCAGCGGCTTCGCTCCAGGCCTCAGGGCCTTACAG AGGCTGAGCGTCGGGAGCTGGAGCAGGAGGCTAAGGAGCTGAAGAAGGTGATGGATTTGAGCATTGTGCGGCTGCGCTTTTCTGCCTTCCTTCGAGCCAGTGATGgctccttctctctgcccctgAAGCCGGTTATCTCCCAACCCATCCATGACAGCA AGTCTCCTGGAGCCTCAAACCTGAAGATTTCTCGAATGGACAAGACAGCTGGCTCTGTGCGGGGTGGAGATGAGGTTTATCTGCTTTGTGACAAGGTGCAGAAAG ATGACATTGAAGTTCGCTTCTACGAGGATGATGAGAATGGATGGCAGGCCTTTGGGGACTTCTCTCCCACAGATGTTCATAAACAG TATGCCATTGTGTTTCGGACACCTCCCTATCACAAGATGAAGATTGAGCGTCCTGTAACCGTGTTCCTGCAACTGAAACGCAAGCGTGGGGGGGATGTCTCTGACTCCAAACAGTTCACCTATTATCCTCTGGTGGAAG ACAAGGAAGAGGTGCAGCGGAAACGGAGGAAAGCCTTGCCCACCTTCTCCCAGCCCTTTGGGGGTGGCTCCCACATGGGTGGAGGCTCCGGGGGCTCGGCGGGGGGCTatggaggagctggaggaggag GCGGAAGTCTCGGCTTCTTCCCCTCGTCCCTGGCCTACAGCCCCTACCAGTCCGGCGCGGCCCCAATGGGCTGCTACccgggaggcgggggcggggcgcagaTGGCCGCCGAGGCGCCTAACGTGGATGCTGGGGAGGAAGCCGCAGAGCCGAGCGCGCCCCGCGGGATCCCTCAGCGCGAGCAGCCGACCCCGGAGCTTCTGCATCGAG CTCGGGAATACAACGCGCGCCTGTTCAGCCTGGCGCAACGCAGCGCCCGAGCCTTACTCGACTACGGCGTCACGGCGGATGCCCGCGCGCTCCTGGCGGGACAGCGCCACCTGCTGACGGCGCAGGACGAGAACGGAGACAC GCCGCTGCACTTGGCCATCATCCACGGGCAGACCAGCGTCATTGAGCAGATAGCGCATGTCATCTACCATGCCCGACACCTTGGCGTTGTTAACCTCACCAACCACCTGCACCAG ACGCCCCTGCACTTGGCAGTGATCACAGGGCAGACGAGCGTGGTGAGCTTCCTGCTGCAGGTGGGTGCAGACCCAGCACTGCTGGATAGGCATGGAGATTCAGCAGTGCACCTGGCACTTCGAGCAGGTGCCAGCGCCCCAGACCTGCTGCGCGCCCTGCTGCGGAGTGGGGTTCCCACCATGCCCCAACTGTTGCACATGCCGGACTTCGAAG GACTGTACCCAGTACACCTGGCTGTCCGTGCCCGAAGCCCTGAATGCCTGGATCTGCTAGTGGACAACGGGGCTGAAGTGGAAGCTGCAGAGCGGCAGGGGGGCCGAACAGCCCTGCATCTAGCCACAGAGATGGAGGAGCTGGGGTTGGTCACCCATCTAGTCACCAAG CTCCGTGCCAACGTCAATGCCCGCACCTTTGCGGGAAACACACCCCTACACCTGGCAGCTGGACTGGGATCCCCGACCCTCACCCGCCTCCTTCTGAAGGCTG GTGCCGACATCCATGCAGAGAACGAGGAGCCCCTGTGCCCACTGCCTTCGCCCCCAACCTCTGATAGTGACTCAGATTCCGAGGGCCCTGAGAGGGACACCAAAGGCAGCTTCCGGGGCCACACACCTCTTGACCTCACTCGCAGCAGCAAG GTGAAGACCTTGCTGCTAAATGCTGCTCAGGACACCATGGCGCCCCCGCTGACCCCGCCTAGCCCTGCAG GTCCAGAGATGCCACTTGAGGATACAGTTCTACAGAACCTGGAGCATCTGCTAGACAGGCCAGgagcccagggcagctgggcagagCTGGCAGAACGGCTGGGGCTGCGCAGTCTGGTGGACACATATCGAAAGACAGCCTCGCCCAGCGGCAGCCTCCTGCGCAGTTACAAG CTGGCTGGTGGGGATTTGGCGGGTTTGCTGGATGCCCTGTCTGACATGGGCCTGGAGGAGGGAGTGAGGCTGCTGAGGGGTCCTGAGACACGAGAGAAGCTGCCCAGCACAG AGGTGAAGGAGGACAGTGCATATGGAAGCCAGTCGGTGGAACAGGAAGCAGAGAAGCTGGGcccaccccctgagccaccaggagggCTCTGCCATGGGCACCCCCAGCCTCAGGTGCACTGA
- the NFKB2 gene encoding nuclear factor NF-kappa-B p100 subunit isoform X3 has translation MDSCYDPSLPGIIEYDDFKFNPSIVEPKEPAPETADGPYLVIVEQPKQRGFRFRYGCEGPSHGGLPGASSEKGRKTYPTVKICNYEGPAKIEVDLVTHSDPPRAHAHSLVGKQCSELGVCAVSVGPKDMTAQFNNLGVLHVTKKNMMEIMIQKLQRQRLRSRPQGLTEAERRELEQEAKELKKVMDLSIVRLRFSAFLRASDGSFSLPLKPVISQPIHDSKSPGASNLKISRMDKTAGSVRGGDEVYLLCDKVQKDDIEVRFYEDDENGWQAFGDFSPTDVHKQYAIVFRTPPYHKMKIERPVTVFLQLKRKRGGDVSDSKQFTYYPLVEDKEEVQRKRRKALPTFSQPFGGGSHMGGGSGGSAGGYGGAGGGGGSLGFFPSSLAYSPYQSGAAPMGCYPGGGGGAQMAAEAPNVDAGEEAAEPSAPRGIPQREQPTPELLHRAREYNARLFSLAQRSARALLDYGVTADARALLAGQRHLLTAQDENGDTPLHLAIIHGQTSVIEQIAHVIYHARHLGVVNLTNHLHQTPLHLAVITGQTSVVSFLLQVGADPALLDRHGDSAVHLALRAGASAPDLLRALLRSGVPTMPQLLHMPDFEGLYPVHLAVRARSPECLDLLVDNGAEVEAAERQGGRTALHLATEMEELGLVTHLVTKLRANVNARTFAGNTPLHLAAGLGSPTLTRLLLKAGADIHAENEEPLCPLPSPPTSDSDSDSEGPERDTKGSFRGHTPLDLTRSSKVKTLLLNAAQDTMAPPLTPPSPAGPEMPLEDTVLQNLEHLLDRPGAQGSWAELAERLGLRSLVDTYRKTASPSGSLLRSYKLAGGDLAGLLDALSDMGLEEGVRLLRGPETREKLPSTAEVKEDSAYGSQSVEQEAEKLGPPPEPPGGLCHGHPQPQVH, from the exons ATGGACAGTTGCTACGACCCA AGTCTGCCCGGCATCATCGAATATGATGATTTCAAATTCAACCCGTCCATTGTGGAGCCCAAGGAGCCGGCCCCAGAGACAG ctgATGGCCCCTACCTGGTGATCGTGGAACAGCCTAAGCAG CGAGGTTTCCGATTTCGATATGGCTGCGAAGGCCCTTCCCATGGAGGACTGCCAGGTGCCTCTAGTGAGAAAGGCCGGAAGACTTATCCCACTGTCAAG ATCTGTAACTATGAGGGACCAGCGAAGATCGAGGTGGACCTGGTAACACACAGTGACCCGCCTCGTGCTCATGCCCACAGCCTGGTGGGCAAGCAGTGCTCGGAGCTGGGGGTCTGCGCAGTGTCTGTGGGGCCCAAGGACATGACTGCCCA attTAATAACTTGGGTGTCCTGCATGTGACCAAGAAGAACATGATGGAGATTATGATACAAAAACTTCAGAGGCAGCGGCTTCGCTCCAGGCCTCAGGGCCTTACAG AGGCTGAGCGTCGGGAGCTGGAGCAGGAGGCTAAGGAGCTGAAGAAGGTGATGGATTTGAGCATTGTGCGGCTGCGCTTTTCTGCCTTCCTTCGAGCCAGTGATGgctccttctctctgcccctgAAGCCGGTTATCTCCCAACCCATCCATGACAGCA AGTCTCCTGGAGCCTCAAACCTGAAGATTTCTCGAATGGACAAGACAGCTGGCTCTGTGCGGGGTGGAGATGAGGTTTATCTGCTTTGTGACAAGGTGCAGAAAG ATGACATTGAAGTTCGCTTCTACGAGGATGATGAGAATGGATGGCAGGCCTTTGGGGACTTCTCTCCCACAGATGTTCATAAACAG TATGCCATTGTGTTTCGGACACCTCCCTATCACAAGATGAAGATTGAGCGTCCTGTAACCGTGTTCCTGCAACTGAAACGCAAGCGTGGGGGGGATGTCTCTGACTCCAAACAGTTCACCTATTATCCTCTGGTGGAAG ACAAGGAAGAGGTGCAGCGGAAACGGAGGAAAGCCTTGCCCACCTTCTCCCAGCCCTTTGGGGGTGGCTCCCACATGGGTGGAGGCTCCGGGGGCTCGGCGGGGGGCTatggaggagctggaggaggag GCGGAAGTCTCGGCTTCTTCCCCTCGTCCCTGGCCTACAGCCCCTACCAGTCCGGCGCGGCCCCAATGGGCTGCTACccgggaggcgggggcggggcgcagaTGGCCGCCGAGGCGCCTAACGTGGATGCTGGGGAGGAAGCCGCAGAGCCGAGCGCGCCCCGCGGGATCCCTCAGCGCGAGCAGCCGACCCCGGAGCTTCTGCATCGAG CTCGGGAATACAACGCGCGCCTGTTCAGCCTGGCGCAACGCAGCGCCCGAGCCTTACTCGACTACGGCGTCACGGCGGATGCCCGCGCGCTCCTGGCGGGACAGCGCCACCTGCTGACGGCGCAGGACGAGAACGGAGACAC GCCGCTGCACTTGGCCATCATCCACGGGCAGACCAGCGTCATTGAGCAGATAGCGCATGTCATCTACCATGCCCGACACCTTGGCGTTGTTAACCTCACCAACCACCTGCACCAG ACGCCCCTGCACTTGGCAGTGATCACAGGGCAGACGAGCGTGGTGAGCTTCCTGCTGCAGGTGGGTGCAGACCCAGCACTGCTGGATAGGCATGGAGATTCAGCAGTGCACCTGGCACTTCGAGCAGGTGCCAGCGCCCCAGACCTGCTGCGCGCCCTGCTGCGGAGTGGGGTTCCCACCATGCCCCAACTGTTGCACATGCCGGACTTCGAAG GACTGTACCCAGTACACCTGGCTGTCCGTGCCCGAAGCCCTGAATGCCTGGATCTGCTAGTGGACAACGGGGCTGAAGTGGAAGCTGCAGAGCGGCAGGGGGGCCGAACAGCCCTGCATCTAGCCACAGAGATGGAGGAGCTGGGGTTGGTCACCCATCTAGTCACCAAG CTCCGTGCCAACGTCAATGCCCGCACCTTTGCGGGAAACACACCCCTACACCTGGCAGCTGGACTGGGATCCCCGACCCTCACCCGCCTCCTTCTGAAGGCTG GTGCCGACATCCATGCAGAGAACGAGGAGCCCCTGTGCCCACTGCCTTCGCCCCCAACCTCTGATAGTGACTCAGATTCCGAGGGCCCTGAGAGGGACACCAAAGGCAGCTTCCGGGGCCACACACCTCTTGACCTCACTCGCAGCAGCAAG GTGAAGACCTTGCTGCTAAATGCTGCTCAGGACACCATGGCGCCCCCGCTGACCCCGCCTAGCCCTGCAG GTCCAGAGATGCCACTTGAGGATACAGTTCTACAGAACCTGGAGCATCTGCTAGACAGGCCAGgagcccagggcagctgggcagagCTGGCAGAACGGCTGGGGCTGCGCAGTCTGGTGGACACATATCGAAAGACAGCCTCGCCCAGCGGCAGCCTCCTGCGCAGTTACAAG CTGGCTGGTGGGGATTTGGCGGGTTTGCTGGATGCCCTGTCTGACATGGGCCTGGAGGAGGGAGTGAGGCTGCTGAGGGGTCCTGAGACACGAGAGAAGCTGCCCAGCACAG CAGAGGTGAAGGAGGACAGTGCATATGGAAGCCAGTCGGTGGAACAGGAAGCAGAGAAGCTGGGcccaccccctgagccaccaggagggCTCTGCCATGGGCACCCCCAGCCTCAGGTGCACTGA